A window of the Streptomyces albireticuli genome harbors these coding sequences:
- a CDS encoding potassium channel family protein has translation MKLIIVGCGRVGSALATRLVAEGHDVDVIDLLARTRRLLPENFGGRFHTGNGYSRAALESAGIEHADAFVAVTSRDDSNIVCARTAKETYRVPMVFARVYEPRRAGLYRELGIPTIASVGWTVDRIHQMLLHRHLEPEFTFGNGETVLVRSSLPHYLTGRPVTDFDVDGEIRVVEVTRAGHSLLPAHGTSAEPHDVVTFAVAAKSLGRLRAFLDKELGT, from the coding sequence ATGAAGCTGATCATCGTCGGTTGCGGCAGAGTGGGTTCCGCCCTGGCCACCCGGCTCGTCGCGGAGGGCCACGACGTCGATGTCATCGACCTGCTCGCCCGGACCCGCCGGCTGCTTCCGGAGAACTTCGGCGGCCGGTTCCACACGGGCAACGGCTACAGCAGGGCAGCCCTGGAGTCAGCCGGTATCGAGCACGCCGATGCCTTCGTCGCCGTCACCTCCCGCGACGACAGCAACATCGTGTGCGCCCGTACGGCGAAGGAGACCTACCGCGTACCGATGGTCTTCGCCCGCGTCTATGAACCGCGGCGTGCCGGCCTCTACCGGGAGCTGGGGATCCCGACGATCGCCAGTGTGGGCTGGACGGTCGACCGGATCCACCAGATGCTGCTGCATCGCCACCTGGAGCCGGAGTTCACTTTCGGCAACGGGGAGACTGTCCTGGTCCGTTCCTCCCTGCCCCACTATCTGACGGGCCGACCGGTCACCGACTTCGACGTGGACGGAGAGATCCGCGTCGTGGAAGTCACCCGCGCCGGGCACTCCCTCCTCCCTGCCCACGGCACCTCAGCCGAACCGCACGACGTCGTGACCTTCGCCGTCGCCGCCAAGTCCCTGGGGAGGCTGCGTGCCTTTCTCGACAAGGAGCTGGGAACATGA
- a CDS encoding potassium channel family protein has translation MKVVVAGAGRLGKKIAQVLVAAHHQVALLDSDEERVAELRGQVAAELITGDACEPTVLEHAGARTADLIVIATGQDDTNLVAGLLAKRHFSVPRVAARVNDDENAWLFDRHWGVDIALPSASPLVSLIEEATGATDTVALLRLSKAGVDVIETAITDRSRAAGRALSDIPLPTGTIVATVIRGGQPTAPAPELLLEPGDEVLLVSHAASEREIHAAFQ, from the coding sequence ATGAAGGTCGTGGTCGCCGGTGCCGGGAGGCTCGGGAAGAAGATCGCCCAAGTCCTGGTCGCCGCACACCATCAGGTGGCACTCCTCGACAGTGACGAGGAGAGAGTCGCCGAACTGCGCGGCCAGGTGGCGGCCGAGCTGATTACCGGCGATGCCTGCGAGCCGACGGTCCTGGAGCACGCCGGGGCGCGGACGGCCGACCTGATCGTCATCGCGACGGGCCAGGACGACACCAATCTGGTCGCCGGCCTGCTGGCCAAGCGGCACTTCTCGGTCCCGCGTGTCGCGGCACGCGTCAACGACGACGAGAACGCGTGGCTGTTCGACCGGCACTGGGGCGTCGACATCGCTCTTCCGTCCGCCTCGCCCCTGGTCTCGCTGATCGAGGAAGCCACGGGAGCCACCGACACCGTGGCCCTGCTCCGCCTGAGCAAAGCAGGCGTCGACGTGATCGAGACTGCCATCACCGACCGGTCCCGGGCGGCGGGACGAGCTCTGAGCGACATCCCGCTGCCCACAGGCACGATCGTCGCGACCGTCATCCGCGGCGGTCAGCCCACTGCGCCCGCCCCCGAATTGCTGCTGGAGCCGGGCGACGAAGTCCTGCTCGTCTCGCACGCGGCCTCGGAACGAGAAATCCACGCCGCCTTCCAATAG
- a CDS encoding DUF5710 domain-containing protein, which produces MVERIWLDVPYAQKDEAKRAGARWDPAVKRWYAPREGMTALAPWAAAPDIPDLLPGEDRTLGSGLFVDLVPSSCWFTNVRSCVTQQDWERLRRMITRRAGMCCETCGAGEDRQAKRWLEAHERWEYDGTRRVQTLKRLICLCTDCHTVTHFGYAQVRGLEAQAFAHLVKVTRMRPDQARRHVDAAFALWEQRSATIWSLDLSILTGAGITVTPPPDARDRPAIAAATLAPEETAGAPPAPRDVPSVPRQGTPSAFVQNLFRGSRRG; this is translated from the coding sequence GTGGTTGAGCGCATATGGCTGGACGTTCCGTACGCGCAGAAGGACGAGGCGAAGCGGGCCGGGGCCCGCTGGGACCCGGCCGTCAAACGCTGGTACGCGCCACGAGAGGGGATGACCGCTCTCGCCCCGTGGGCAGCTGCGCCGGATATCCCGGATCTCCTGCCCGGTGAGGACCGGACACTCGGCAGCGGCTTGTTCGTCGACCTGGTGCCCAGCAGCTGCTGGTTCACCAACGTCCGCTCCTGTGTCACCCAGCAGGACTGGGAACGGCTCCGCCGCATGATCACGCGGCGGGCCGGCATGTGCTGCGAGACGTGCGGGGCGGGAGAGGACCGGCAGGCGAAGAGATGGCTCGAGGCCCACGAGCGGTGGGAGTACGACGGGACGCGCCGCGTGCAGACGCTCAAGCGGCTGATCTGCCTGTGCACCGACTGTCACACCGTCACGCACTTCGGCTACGCCCAGGTTCGCGGCCTGGAAGCGCAGGCCTTCGCACACCTGGTCAAGGTCACCCGGATGCGCCCGGACCAGGCCCGGCGGCACGTCGACGCGGCCTTCGCGCTGTGGGAGCAACGCTCGGCCACGATCTGGAGCCTGGACCTGAGCATCCTGACCGGAGCCGGTATCACTGTCACACCGCCGCCGGACGCGCGCGACCGGCCCGCTATCGCCGCCGCGACCCTGGCCCCGGAGGAAACCGCCGGAGCACCCCCGGCGCCGCGCGACGTGCCGTCGGTGCCCCGCCAGGGCACGCCCTCGGCCTTCGTCCAGAACCTGTTCCGCGGCTCACGCCGCGGCTGA